The following proteins are encoded in a genomic region of Oncorhynchus keta strain PuntledgeMale-10-30-2019 chromosome 35, Oket_V2, whole genome shotgun sequence:
- the LOC118382621 gene encoding A-kinase anchor protein 12-like produces the protein MEEETLLEDSKELDRDKKSSSERKATAAQSQTGTTKSTKTSTKSSTTATKPQTAGTKNAPKVCGSNTKSKGKSPLGPQQPDIANNRFVKIEGLPETGYTEEDVLALVKPYGYKPGLYNCFILPNQRWAIIRMEREQKSFAMLTNYTETPPKLLDCSLTFTLTRPDTNLLQDPTLKERLLIVSNVPAGTAAAQEVHDLVKRFGSYRDSLSLINRDAIYSPKWIPDRGRHIGMQSTVPSGFQTVVGASGCNLPSQVDSRPWSGRDATVQVDSDRGRRIGMQSTVQVDSRPWSAHRDAIYRPKWIPDRGQRIGMQSTVPSGFQTVVGASGCNLQSKWIPDRGRRIGMQSAVQVDSRPWSAHRDAIYRPKWIPDRGRRIGMQSTVPSGFQTVVGASGCNLPSQVDSRPWSAHRDAICSPKWIQDRGRRIGMQSTVQVDSRPWSGASARTPIYFEMESSSVAMTVCLHFQKSPSVVQNNPLKFTLLVKDKPAPQPPAQKTSVVSTKAKKKPIKGKKPVAKDVTTPVKPVTPTTTSANATVSSSQPVAVATKQTVDDVIVAEAKQPGSAVVVTNSDGKATVAESGGKEGGISSTKDGKKNAHPPKEDGGMKTEEESNGNKEDTATVVVSASLPTVAVSAPEEEVAMETQSTDGVASTNEVAAEPEQVLAEVPQQGSDVIALASETVTTVATTEPRLISAVEGADKVANPVDSDTVAALVPAQTPAPVPVELNVEDKPQDFPPVTEEILKALEAALGRRGGEKDPAESEEKTGEKETAKKEEPRPEKKSQPDKKTTDTKKTPSGSGQPDHKNGKTEASGGRGRRLSPERRDSSRHRSSRAPSEEEQDPSTSRQGNSSSSSSGSRRSARHDGSPAKKKGRKEEGEERSKSLGSSSKTTLSSRSRSKDTASCYAGDEFTSDVIPDEGISFDLDQFNMDQFVTVDEVQGDEAENTNPPQSSSSPSHNTQDKASERSKRSSKRKRGTPDTPSPKSSLEHKETPTSSSSTPPAQKTPRKAAAKKAAAKPQPPATSGRKTRSSAAVVVATEAAETQEAAEENTSIADTEAEPVPLETRSQSEEEVVVVTKGCDTEAVVPSSHHKMSVLDTAVTDNKEEKSAVSESDMETTAEKLPELEGSEETTQAEEGSSILGTEAQNGACPLELGLTHPSASAKERNLQKALQLLEVETVSGHQVPQSLIDKVPDDDGDFQILDEAVDDDTPRDGEEASQDTQEQSGSLSLGYQAPAASGSTESQVPQATLEEHEEISNYEEEESAFQILDSLEDTEDNMADSSLAGQGGRRDSLPREMEGFQILDSVDDQTETTQVLDNHTTDSKCQGGSKPLKGGKKTPQKKGRKEIKKVSKTQEVTKTPTGESEGGTPKKSNLVTLDEVSEEEEDYPDDAAEEEELIKKQKLVKEKQREKDRGKEREKGRRRSREKERTREEERVGVDTEGLVTLDEIGEDEGAEGPCLEPHPFSQEDESGDTFNPETLVTLDEAGGDGEEEEQNKSPEPAQNQQADHTADATGSPGAEDDGRGMEEIRRMDFVTVDEVGEEEEEEEEEEEAVTTRKGARGRKRARQTSARKPVKVKKVRVKEEEEEEPRADTTPPTDTASVDAPSSLLQVAVTSEVDAQPAASVPDLQEKERKADTPADQPSLEASSAGQERQTNPPENQSLEGKRETTDISVGKAWTDSTTPQEASEQRREEDEEPELKRCRSESPLITDFKLPPFSPHNPIGQDFVVPKTGFFCRLCSLFYGNEHTAKKTHCSSLQHYQNMQKYYLKRQKQQAGSSSLGSVSK, from the exons gaaagCGACAGCAGCCCAGTCCCAGACCGGCACCACCAAGTCAACTAAAACATCTACCAAGTCTTCAACGACCGCAACTAAACCGCAAACTGCCGGTACCAAGAACGCACCCAAGGTGTGTGGATCTAATACCAAGTCCAAGGGGAAAAGTCCCCTCGGTCCTCAGCAG CCTGACATTGCGAATAATCGGTTTGTGAAGATCGAAGGTTTACCAGAAACTGGATATACAGAGGAAGATGTTCTGGCTCTGGTGAAGCCTTACGGATATAAACCTGGACTCTACAACTGTTTCATTCTGCCCAACCAGAGATGG GCCATAATCCGTATGGAGCGAGAACAGAAGAGCTTTGCTATGTTGACCAACTACACAGAGACCCCTCCTAAACTACTAGACTGTTCCCTCACCTTCACGCTGACCCGCCCTGATACAAAcctcctccag GATCCAACGTTGAAGGAACGTCTTCTGATTGTCAGTAACGTCCCCGCAGGGACTGCAGCAGCCCAGGAGGTTCACGACCTCGTCAAACGCTTCGGCTCCTACCGCGACTCGCTGTCTCTGATCAACAGG GATGCAATCTACAGTCCCAAGTGGATTCCAGACCGTGGTCGGCACATCGGGATGCAATCTACCGTCCCAAGTGGATTCCAGACCGTGGTCGGCGCATCGGGATGCAATCTACCGTCCCAAGTGGATTCCAGACCGTGGTCGGGTCGGGATGCAACAGTCCAAGTGGATTCAGACCGTGGTCGGCGCATCGGGATGCAATCTACAGTCCAAGTGGATTCCAGACCGTGGTCGGCGCATCGGGATGCAATCTACCGTCCCAAGTGGATTCCAGACCGTGGTCAGCGCATCGGGATGCAATCTACAGTCCCAAGTGGATTCCAGACCGTGGTCGGCGCATCGGGATGCAATCTGCAGTCCAAGTGGATTCCAGACCGTGGTCGGCGCATCGGGATGCAATCTGCAGTCCAAGTGGATTCCAGACCGTGGTCGGCGCATCGGGATGCAATCTACCGTCCCAAGTGGATTCCAGACCGTGGTCGGCGCATCGGGATGCAATCTACCGTCCCAAGTGGATTCCAGACCGTGGTCGGCGCATCGGGATGCAATCTACCGTCCCAAGTGGATTCCAGACCGTGGTCGGCGCATCGGGATGCAATCTGCAGTCCCAAGTGGATTCAAGACCGTGGTCGGCGCATCGGGATGCAATCTACAGTCCAAGTGGATTCAAGACCGTGGTCGGGGGCATCGGCCCGGACGCCA atctATTTTGAGATGGAATCGTCGTCGGTGGCGATGACCGTGTGTCTTCATTTCCAGAAGTCTCCCAGTGTAGTTCAGAACAACCCTCTGAAGTTCACCTTGCTGGTCAAGGATAAACCAGCACCGCAGCCCCCAGCCCAGAAGACATCTGTTGTCAG CACCAAAGCCAAGAAGAAACCAATCAAAGGCAAGAAGCCTGTAGCTAAAGATGTCACAACCCCAGTTAAACCTGTTACTCCCACAACTACCAGCGCCAATGCTACGGTCTCATCCTCTCAGCCTGTTGCCGTGGCGACCAAGCAAACGGTTGACGACGTCATCGTCGCGGAGGCCAAGCAACCAGGAAGTGCCGTCGTGGTGACGAATTCCGACGGAAAGGCAACGGTGGCGGAGTCTGGAGGGAAAGAGGGTGGGATTTCCTCGACTAAAGATGGGAAGAAGAACGCTCATCCTCCcaaagaggatggagggatgaaaactGAGGAGGAGTCAAACGGAAACAAGGAAGACACTGCGACTGTCGTCGTTTCCGCTTCGTTACCTACGGTCGCCGTGTCCGCTCCCGAGGAAGAGGTCGCCATGGAAACCCAGAGCACCGACGGCGTCGCCTCGACCAATGAGGTTGCAGCAGAACCCGAACAGGTTCTAGCTGAGGTCCCACAACAGGGCAGTGATGTCATTGCGTTGGCTAGTGAAACCGTGACGACTGTGGCCACAACAGAACCTCGTCTGATCTCCGCTGTGGAGGGAGCTGATAAAGTGGCCAATCCCGTCGACTCTGACACCGTTGCTGCCTTGGTACCGGCACAAACACCGGCTCCTGTCCCGGTAGAGTTAAATGTTGAAGACAAACCTCAGGACTTTCCTCCGGTCACCGAGGAGATCCTCAAGGCCCTGGAGGCAGCG CTGGGGAGACGAGGCGGAGAGAAAGACCCGGCCGAGTCAGAAGAGAAGACTGGGGAGAAAGAGACGGCGAAGAAAGAGGAGCCACGACCAGAGAAGAAGTCACAGCCGGACAAGAAGACCACCGACACGAAGAAGACACCTTCAGGATCTGGCCAACCAGACCACAAGAAT GGGAAGACCGAGGCTTCCGGAGGGAGAGGCCGGCGCctctccccagaaaggagagactctTCAAGGCATAGAAGCAGCCGGGCTCCTTCCGAGGAGGAGCAGGATCCTTCGACGTCTAGACAGGgtaactcctctagctcctctTCTGGCTCCCGCAGGAGCGCCAGACACGACGGCAGCCCCGCCAAGAAGAaggggaggaaagaagagggagaggagaggagcaag AGCCTCGGTAGCAGCAGTAAAACGACCCTCTCGTCGAGGAGCAGGTCTAAAGACACG GCTAGTTGCTACGCTGGAGATGAGTTTACGTCTGACGTCATCCCCGATGAAGGCATCTCCTTCGATCTGGACCAGTTCAACATGGACCAGTTTGTTACTGTGGATGAGGTGCAAGGGGATGAGGCTGAGAACACCAACCCACCGCAGTCATCCTCATCTCCGTCGCACAATACCCAAGATAAGGCCTCGGAAAGGTCAAAACGATCGTCCAAACGCAAGAGGGGTACCCCAGATACCCCATCTCCGAAGTCTAGCCTGGAGCACAAGGAGACACCCacgtcctcctcctctaccccccctgCTCAGAAGACTCCACGAAAAGCCGCAGCAAAAAAGGCAGCAGCTAAACCTCAACCACCTGCCACCTCTGGGCGCAAGACCAGGTCATCAGCAGCTGTTGTTGTAGCAACCGAAGCCGCAGAAACCCAGGAAGCTGCCGAGGAAAACACCAGCATAGCCGATACGGAGGCGGAGCCTGTTCCCTTGGAGACTCGGTCTCAGTCGGAAGAGGAAGTCGTAGTGGTCACTAAGGGATGTGACACGGAGGCTGTAGTACCGTCATCCCACCACAAGATGTCAGTGTTGGACACTGCAGTGACCGACAACAAGGAAGAGAAAAGTGCTGTGTCAGAAAGCGATATGGAGACGACCGCTGAAAAACTTCCAGAGCTAGAGGGGAGCGAGGAGACGACCCAGGCTGAAGAAGGTTCCTCGATTCTGGGTACTGAGGCTCAGAATGGAGCCTGTCCACTGGAGCTTGGTCTGACCCATCCGTCTGCCTCAGCCAAGGAGCGAAACCTTCAGAAGGCCCTGCAACTACTAGAGGTGGAGACGGTGTCGGGTCACCAGGTGCCCCAATCACTTATTGATAAAGTAcctgatgatgatggtgatttcCAGATACTCGACGAAGCTGTGGACGATGACACACCTAGAGACGGAGAAGAGGCCAGTCAAGACACTCAAGAACAGTCTGGATCTCTATCTCTGGGTTACCAGGCGCCTGCAGCCTCCGGATCTACAGAGTCCCAGGTGCCTCAAGCTACACTAGAGGAACACGAAGAGATCTCCAACTACGAAGAAGAAGAATCTGCTTTCCAGATCCTCGACTCTCTAGAAGACACCGAAGACAACATGGCCGACTCCTCTCTCGCAGGCCAAGGAGGCCGAAGAGATTCTCtacccagagagatggaggggttccAGATACTAGATTCAGTCGACGATCAGACGGAAACGACCCAAGTTCTGGACAACCATACGACTGACTCTAAATGTCAGGGGGGCTCCAAGCCTCTAAAGGGGGGCAAGAAGACACCCCAAAAGAAGGGGAGGAAGGAGATTAAGAAGGTATCCAAAACTCAAGAGGTGACCAAGACCCCAACAGGAGAGTCCGAGGGGGGTACCCCGAAAAAGAGTAACCTTGTCACCTTGGATGAGGtcagcgaggaggaggaggattaccCAGATGACGCCGCCGAAGAGGAAGAACTTATTAAGAAACAAAAactggtgaaggagaagcagcgagagaaggacagagggaaggagagagagaaagggcggaggaggagtagagagaaggaacggacgagggaggaggagagggtcgGAGTGGATACTGAGGGCTTGGTGACTTTGGATGAGATCGGAGAGGATGAAGGAGCAGAGGGGCCTTGCCTGGAGCCACACCCCTTCAGCCAGGAGGACGAATCAGGAGACACCTTCAACCCAGAG ACTCTGGTAACCCTGGATGAGGCTGGAGGtgatggggaggaggaagagcagaACAAGAGTCCTGAACCAGCGCAGAACCAGCAAGCTGACCACacag CTGATGCTACAGGGTCTCCTGGTGCAGAGGACGATGGCAGGGGCATGGAGGAAATCAGGAGAATGGACTTTGTGACCGTGGAtgaagtgggagaggaggaggaggaggaggaggaggaggaggaggctgttaCCACAAGGAAAGGAgccagggggaggaagagggccCGACAGACCTCTG CCAGGAAACCAGTGAAGGTGAAGAAGGTGAGAGttaaagaagaggaagaggaggagcctcGGGCAGATACGACTCCTCCCACTGACACAGCTTCTGTTGACGCTCCCTCCTCATTGCTCCAAGTCGCTGTGACCTCAGAGGTGGACGCCCAACCAGCTGCCTCGGTCCCAGACCtccaggagaaagagaggaaggctgATACCCCGGCAGACCAACCCAGCCTGGAGGCCTCCTCAGCAGGGCAGGAGAGGCAGACGAACCCCCCTGAGAACCAGAGTCTGGAGGGGAAACGGGAGACAACAGATATCAGTGTTGGAAAAGCTTGGACTGACTCCACGACACCACAAG aaGCCagtgaacagagaagagaggaggatgaggagccTGAATTAAAACGTTGTCGTTCTGAGTCTCCTCTGATCACAGACTTCAAACTGCCTCCCTTCAGCCCTCACAACCCTATAG gccaGGACTTTGTGGTTCCTAAGACAGGGTTCTTCTGTAGGTTGTGTTCTCTGTTCTACGGGAAcgaacacacagccaagaagacccACTGCAGCAGTCTGCAACACTATCAGAACATGCAG aaataTTACCTGAAGCGTCAGAAGCAACAAGCAGGAAGTTCTAGCCTCGGCTCCGTCTCCAAATGA